A region of Nocardioides sp. JS614 DNA encodes the following proteins:
- a CDS encoding PPK2 family polyphosphate kinase, which yields MTAHAQPIPRGPVDLAALRTDRTAGVKGGKTAGKQALVDLGPELSDLQERLFAQGRKGSPRRVLLVLQGMDTSGKGGILRHTVGLVDPQGVRITSFKAPTDEERAHDFLWRIRKALPGPGLIGVFDRSHYEDVLVPRVHGLVEPEEIERRYEVINDFERGLVEEGTTILKCLLHISPEEQKKRLLARLAQPTKHWKYNPHDVDERARWADYRSAYEAAIEHTNTEVAPWHLVPSDAKWYRNLAIGQLLLETLRGLDLAWPAADFDVAAERDRLLHEDPEGPVS from the coding sequence ATGACCGCCCACGCCCAGCCCATCCCGCGCGGCCCCGTCGACCTGGCCGCGCTCCGCACCGACCGCACCGCCGGGGTGAAGGGCGGCAAGACGGCCGGCAAGCAGGCGCTGGTCGACCTCGGGCCGGAGCTCTCCGACCTCCAGGAACGGCTGTTCGCCCAGGGCCGCAAGGGCTCCCCGCGCCGGGTGCTCCTGGTCCTCCAGGGCATGGACACCTCCGGCAAGGGCGGCATCCTGCGGCACACCGTCGGCCTGGTCGACCCGCAGGGCGTCCGGATCACGTCGTTCAAGGCGCCGACGGACGAGGAGCGCGCGCACGACTTCCTGTGGCGGATCCGCAAGGCGCTGCCGGGGCCCGGCCTGATCGGCGTCTTCGACCGCTCCCACTACGAGGACGTGCTCGTCCCGCGGGTGCACGGGCTGGTCGAGCCCGAGGAGATCGAGCGCCGCTACGAGGTGATCAACGACTTCGAGCGTGGGCTGGTCGAGGAGGGGACGACGATCCTCAAGTGCCTGCTGCACATCTCGCCCGAGGAGCAGAAGAAGCGCCTGCTCGCCCGGCTGGCCCAGCCGACCAAGCACTGGAAGTACAACCCCCACGACGTCGACGAGCGCGCGCGCTGGGCCGACTACCGCAGCGCCTACGAGGCGGCGATCGAGCACACCAACACCGAGGTCGCGCCGTGGCACCTGGTGCCCAGCGACGCGAAGTGGTACCGCAACCTCGCCATCGGGCAGCTGCTCCTGGAGACGCTGCGCGGACTCGACCTCGCCTGGCCGGCGGCGGACTTCGACGTGGCGGCCGAGCGGGACCGGCTGCTGCACGAGGACCCCGAGGGCCCGGTCTCGTGA
- a CDS encoding HipA family kinase — translation MIPSVAVTRYVTPLREGGSLPGIVEGDDLGTYVCKFRGAGQGVRVLVAEVIVGELARRIGLRTPELVALDLDPEIARYEADEEVQDLLNASPGLNLGVDFLPGAFGFDGEVPTDAGVAGKVLWLDAFTANVDRSWRNPNLLVWHGDLWVIDHGAALYFHHAWPGGSLTKDGAAARFAAQPWSPDDHVLLGFASELPAADDEVRARLAPDVFAEVLAAVPDAWLEPVPGADGPDALRAAYVDFLSARLAARQWLPEVSAR, via the coding sequence GTGATCCCCTCCGTCGCCGTGACCCGCTACGTGACGCCACTGCGGGAGGGCGGCAGCCTGCCGGGCATCGTCGAGGGCGACGACCTCGGCACCTACGTGTGCAAGTTCCGCGGTGCCGGGCAGGGCGTGCGGGTGCTGGTGGCCGAGGTGATCGTCGGCGAGCTGGCCCGCCGGATCGGCCTGCGCACGCCCGAGCTGGTGGCGCTCGACCTCGACCCGGAGATCGCCCGCTACGAGGCCGACGAGGAGGTCCAGGACCTGCTCAACGCGAGCCCGGGGCTCAACCTCGGCGTGGACTTCCTGCCCGGCGCGTTCGGCTTCGACGGGGAGGTCCCGACGGACGCAGGGGTCGCCGGCAAGGTGTTGTGGCTCGATGCGTTCACCGCCAACGTCGACCGCTCCTGGCGCAACCCCAACCTGCTGGTCTGGCACGGCGACCTGTGGGTGATCGACCATGGCGCGGCGCTGTACTTCCACCACGCCTGGCCCGGCGGCTCCTTGACCAAGGACGGCGCGGCGGCCCGGTTCGCCGCCCAGCCGTGGAGCCCGGACGACCACGTCCTCCTGGGGTTCGCGAGCGAGCTGCCGGCCGCCGACGACGAGGTCCGCGCCCGGCTCGCGCCCGACGTGTTCGCCGAGGTGCTGGCCGCGGTCCCCGACGCCTGGCTCGAGCCGGTTCCGGGCGCCGACGGCCCCGACGCGCTCCGGGCGGCGTACGTCGACTTCCTGTCCGCGCGGCTCGCCGCCCGGCAGTGGCTGCCGGAGGTGTCGGCCCGATGA
- a CDS encoding DUF3037 domain-containing protein yields MTAVTPRLSYQYVVLRCVPRVDREEFVNVGVVLYCEATGFLQGAWHVDRERLRAFAPGLDLDQVCDALEFVEGVCAGDERAGAVAGQPLGQRFGFLKAPRSTVLQPGPVHGGLTRDPARQLERLVEQLVS; encoded by the coding sequence ATGACCGCCGTGACCCCCCGGCTCTCCTACCAGTACGTCGTCCTGCGCTGCGTGCCCCGCGTGGACCGCGAGGAGTTCGTCAACGTCGGCGTCGTGCTCTACTGCGAGGCCACCGGCTTCCTCCAGGGCGCCTGGCACGTCGACCGGGAGCGGCTCCGCGCGTTCGCGCCGGGCCTGGACCTCGACCAGGTCTGCGACGCGCTGGAGTTCGTCGAAGGGGTGTGCGCGGGGGACGAGCGCGCCGGTGCCGTGGCCGGACAGCCCCTGGGCCAGCGCTTCGGCTTCCTGAAGGCGCCGCGCAGCACCGTCCTCCAGCCCGGCCCGGTCCACGGCGGGCTGACCCGCGACCCCGCACGCCAGCTCGAGCGCCTGGTCGAGCAGCTGGTCTCCTAG
- a CDS encoding sirohydrochlorin chelatase: MAAPALVALAHGSRDPRSAATIKALVDEVRALRPDLRIEPAFLELSRPSFTTVVDRLVKAGFDEIVVVPLLLTEAFHAKVDVPSAVAEAAERHPGLQVRATSILGLEARFLEVLDVRMREALRAARARELDALVLAAAGSSDPLANQSVARLARVWGSRHKLPVTAAFASASPPTTGEAVRAFRGEGRRHIAVASLFLAPGFLPDRAAELALEAGAIAVSQPLGAHPELARTVLARYAVGAVELVPV; encoded by the coding sequence ATGGCTGCTCCTGCTCTGGTGGCCCTCGCTCACGGCAGTCGTGACCCGCGGTCTGCCGCCACGATCAAGGCCCTGGTCGACGAGGTCCGGGCGCTGCGCCCGGACCTGCGCATCGAGCCGGCGTTCCTCGAGCTCTCCCGACCGTCGTTCACGACCGTCGTGGACCGCCTCGTGAAGGCGGGCTTCGACGAGATCGTGGTCGTCCCGCTGCTGCTCACGGAGGCGTTCCACGCCAAGGTCGACGTGCCAAGCGCCGTCGCCGAGGCGGCCGAGCGGCACCCGGGCCTGCAGGTCCGCGCGACCTCGATCCTCGGGCTCGAGGCGCGGTTCCTCGAGGTGCTGGACGTGCGCATGCGCGAGGCGCTGCGCGCGGCTCGGGCCCGCGAGCTCGACGCCCTGGTGCTCGCCGCGGCCGGCTCGAGCGACCCGCTCGCCAACCAGTCCGTCGCCCGGCTCGCCCGTGTGTGGGGCTCGCGCCACAAGCTGCCCGTGACCGCCGCGTTCGCCTCGGCCTCCCCCCCGACCACCGGCGAGGCGGTGCGCGCTTTCCGCGGCGAGGGGCGGCGCCACATCGCCGTGGCCTCGCTCTTCCTCGCCCCGGGCTTCCTGCCGGACCGCGCCGCCGAGCTGGCCCTGGAGGCGGGCGCGATCGCGGTGTCCCAGCCGCTCGGCGCCCACCCGGAGCTGGCCCGCACCGTGCTGGCGCGGTACGCCGTCGGCGCGGTCGAGCTGGTGCCCGTCTGA
- a CDS encoding phosphoadenylyl-sulfate reductase, protein MTAATTNSARNFRGIETAGRSSEELRELVSHWGAELELAPAEDIVEWAVATFGERFCVTSSMADAVLAHLVSRVAPGIDVLFLDTGYHFAETIGTRDAVQATLPVNLITITPVQSVAEQDAAYGTDLYKTDPDLCCALRKVQPLADALEGYDAWATGLRRAETQHRVIAPVIGWDAKRGKVKVSPLARWTDEEIERYIADHDVLVNPLAYDGYPSIGCWPCTRRVAPGEDPRSGRWAGTTKTECGIHS, encoded by the coding sequence ATGACCGCGGCGACCACGAACTCGGCTCGCAACTTCCGTGGCATCGAGACCGCTGGCCGCTCCTCCGAGGAGCTGCGCGAGCTGGTGTCCCACTGGGGCGCCGAGCTCGAGCTCGCGCCCGCCGAGGACATCGTCGAGTGGGCGGTGGCGACCTTCGGCGAGAGGTTCTGCGTGACGTCGTCGATGGCGGATGCCGTCCTCGCGCACCTGGTCTCCCGCGTCGCGCCGGGGATCGACGTGCTCTTCCTGGACACCGGCTACCACTTCGCCGAGACGATCGGGACCCGGGACGCGGTCCAGGCGACGCTGCCGGTCAACCTGATCACGATCACCCCGGTGCAGTCGGTCGCCGAGCAGGACGCGGCGTACGGCACGGACCTCTACAAGACCGACCCCGACCTGTGCTGCGCGCTGCGCAAGGTGCAGCCGCTCGCGGACGCCCTCGAGGGGTACGACGCGTGGGCGACCGGGCTGCGCCGCGCCGAGACCCAGCACCGCGTGATCGCCCCGGTCATCGGCTGGGACGCCAAGCGCGGCAAGGTCAAGGTCTCGCCGCTGGCACGCTGGACCGACGAGGAGATCGAGCGCTACATCGCCGACCACGACGTGCTGGTGAACCCGCTCGCGTACGACGGCTACCCGTCCATCGGCTGCTGGCCCTGCACACGCCGCGTGGCTCCCGGCGAGGACCCACGCAGCGGCCGTTGGGCCGGCACCACCAAGACCGAGTGCGGGATCCACTCATGA
- a CDS encoding nitrite/sulfite reductase, protein MTDLRYTVQPASSTEIPRPKRAEGQWALGLREPLNANEQQKKDDSPLNVRDRIVNVYSKRGFDSIDPADLRGRFRWYGIYTQRRPGLDGGKTGALEPHELDDRYFMMRVRSDGALLGAEQLRTLGGISTDFARDTADITDRQNIQYHWIDIVDVPEIWDRLARVGLTTEEACGDSPRGFLGSPVAGVAKDEIIDGTPALLEIGRRRAGNPDYANLPRKFKTSVSGHPSLDATPEINDVAFVGVVHPELGAGFDLWVGGSLSTNPFLSAKMGVWIPLDEVADVWEGVISIFRDYGYRRLRSRARLKFLVQDWGIEKFREVLENEYLHRRLPDCASPEVAAGNGDHIGVHEQKDGRFYVGASATVGRVSGSLLSRLGDLVEKYGVDGVRLTAYQKLVILGVDGARVDELLDDLELIGLSARPSPWRRSTMACTGIEFCKLAIVETKHRASALVDELERRFPDLDTPITVNVNGCPNACARTQVADIGLKGQLVLHEGEQVEGFQVHLGGGIGLTQRLGRKLRAHKVTSAGLDDYITSVVTNYLTDRTDGEAFAAWVERADEELLRGDKTLEAVAT, encoded by the coding sequence ATGACTGACCTGCGCTACACCGTCCAGCCCGCCAGCAGCACCGAGATCCCGCGTCCCAAGCGGGCCGAGGGCCAGTGGGCCCTCGGCCTCCGCGAGCCGCTCAACGCCAACGAGCAGCAGAAGAAGGACGACAGTCCGCTCAACGTGCGCGACCGGATCGTGAACGTCTACAGCAAGCGCGGGTTCGACTCCATCGACCCCGCCGACCTGCGCGGCCGGTTCCGCTGGTACGGCATCTACACCCAGCGTCGCCCCGGGCTCGACGGCGGCAAGACCGGAGCCCTCGAGCCGCACGAGCTCGACGACCGCTACTTCATGATGCGGGTGCGCAGCGACGGGGCACTGCTCGGCGCCGAGCAGCTGCGGACGCTCGGCGGCATCTCCACCGACTTCGCCCGGGACACCGCCGACATCACCGACCGGCAGAACATCCAGTACCACTGGATCGACATCGTCGACGTCCCGGAGATCTGGGACCGCCTCGCCCGCGTCGGGCTGACCACCGAGGAGGCCTGCGGCGACTCCCCCCGTGGGTTCCTCGGCTCCCCGGTCGCCGGCGTCGCCAAGGACGAGATCATCGACGGGACCCCGGCCCTGTTGGAGATCGGCCGCCGGCGCGCGGGCAACCCCGACTACGCCAACCTCCCCCGCAAGTTCAAGACCTCCGTCTCCGGGCACCCCTCGCTCGACGCGACGCCGGAGATCAACGACGTCGCGTTCGTCGGCGTGGTGCACCCCGAGCTCGGCGCCGGCTTCGACCTGTGGGTCGGCGGCTCCCTGTCGACCAACCCCTTCCTGTCCGCCAAGATGGGCGTCTGGATCCCGCTCGACGAGGTCGCCGACGTGTGGGAGGGCGTGATCTCGATCTTCCGGGACTACGGCTACCGGCGCCTCCGGTCCCGGGCCCGGCTCAAGTTCCTCGTCCAGGACTGGGGCATCGAGAAGTTCCGCGAGGTGCTCGAGAACGAGTACCTCCACCGCCGGCTCCCCGACTGCGCGTCGCCGGAGGTCGCGGCCGGCAACGGCGACCACATCGGCGTGCACGAGCAGAAGGACGGCCGGTTCTACGTCGGCGCGAGCGCGACCGTGGGACGCGTGAGCGGCAGCCTGCTGAGCCGGCTCGGCGACCTGGTCGAGAAGTACGGCGTGGACGGGGTCCGGCTCACGGCGTACCAGAAACTCGTGATCCTCGGCGTCGACGGCGCCCGGGTCGACGAGCTGCTCGACGACCTGGAGCTGATCGGCCTGTCCGCGCGCCCCTCCCCATGGCGGCGCTCCACGATGGCCTGCACCGGCATCGAGTTCTGCAAGCTGGCGATCGTCGAGACCAAGCATCGGGCCAGCGCCCTGGTCGACGAGCTGGAGCGGCGCTTCCCCGACCTCGACACGCCGATCACCGTCAACGTGAACGGGTGCCCGAATGCCTGCGCGCGTACCCAGGTCGCGGACATCGGGCTCAAGGGCCAGCTCGTCCTGCACGAGGGCGAGCAGGTCGAGGGCTTCCAGGTGCACCTGGGCGGTGGCATCGGGCTCACCCAGCGGCTGGGCCGCAAGCTGCGCGCGCACAAGGTCACCAGCGCCGGGCTCGACGACTACATCACCTCGGTCGTCACCAACTACCTCACCGACCGCACCGACGGCGAGGCGTTCGCCGCCTGGGTCGAGCGCGCCGACGAGGAGCTGCTGCGCGGCGACAAGACCCTGGAGGCGGTGGCGACATGA
- a CDS encoding glycine hydroxymethyltransferase, with amino-acid sequence MSDERISSLTSSAYQQALEVIASVEPRIAEATRQELVDQRGSLKLIASENYASPAVLLTMGTWLSDKYAEGTVGHRFYAGCQNVDTVEALAAEHARELFGAPYAYAQPHSGIDANLVAFWSILAHRVETPALERLGAKNVNELTEADWESLRHELGNQRLLGMALDAGGHLTHGFRPNISGKMFHQQQYGTDPETGLLDYAAVAAKAREFKPLVIVAGYSAYPRRVDFAKMREIADEVGATLMVDMAHFAGLVAGKVFTGDEDPIPHAHITTTTTHKSLRGPRGGLVLAQEDFAADVDRGCPMVLGGPLGHVMAAKAVALAEARRPEFRTYAQNIADNAQSLAEGFLSRGARLVTGGTDNHLVLLDVSAFGLTGRQAESALLDSGVVTNRNSIPQDPNGAWYTSGIRLGTPALTTRGFGHDEFDRVAELIVDVLSNTEPGTTKDGKPSKASYRLGDGVADKVHAAAAELLDKHPLYPGLDLA; translated from the coding sequence ATGAGCGACGAGCGCATCAGTTCCCTCACCAGCAGCGCGTACCAGCAGGCTCTCGAGGTGATCGCCTCGGTCGAGCCGCGGATCGCGGAGGCGACCCGGCAGGAGCTCGTCGACCAGCGAGGTTCGCTGAAGCTGATCGCGAGCGAGAACTACGCCTCGCCGGCGGTGCTGCTGACCATGGGCACCTGGCTGAGCGACAAGTACGCCGAGGGCACCGTCGGCCACCGCTTCTACGCAGGCTGCCAGAACGTCGACACCGTCGAGGCGCTGGCCGCCGAGCACGCGCGCGAGCTCTTCGGGGCGCCGTACGCGTATGCCCAGCCGCACTCCGGCATCGACGCGAACCTGGTGGCGTTCTGGTCGATCCTGGCCCACCGGGTCGAGACCCCGGCGCTCGAGCGGCTCGGCGCCAAGAACGTCAACGAGCTGACCGAGGCGGACTGGGAGTCGTTGCGCCACGAGCTCGGCAACCAGCGGCTGCTCGGGATGGCCCTGGACGCCGGCGGCCACCTCACCCACGGCTTCCGCCCGAACATCAGCGGCAAGATGTTCCACCAGCAGCAGTACGGCACCGATCCGGAGACCGGGCTGCTCGACTACGCCGCGGTCGCCGCCAAGGCCCGCGAGTTCAAGCCGCTGGTGATCGTCGCCGGCTACTCCGCCTACCCGCGCCGGGTGGACTTCGCGAAGATGCGCGAGATCGCCGACGAGGTCGGCGCGACGCTGATGGTCGACATGGCGCACTTCGCGGGCCTGGTCGCCGGGAAGGTGTTCACCGGCGACGAGGACCCGATCCCGCACGCCCACATCACCACGACCACGACCCACAAGTCACTGCGTGGCCCGCGCGGCGGCCTGGTGCTGGCCCAGGAGGACTTCGCCGCCGACGTCGACCGCGGCTGCCCGATGGTGCTCGGCGGCCCGCTGGGGCACGTGATGGCGGCCAAGGCCGTGGCCCTCGCCGAGGCCCGCCGCCCGGAGTTCCGGACCTATGCGCAGAACATCGCCGACAACGCCCAGTCGCTGGCCGAGGGCTTCCTGTCCCGCGGTGCCCGGCTCGTCACCGGTGGCACCGACAACCACCTGGTGCTGCTCGACGTCTCGGCGTTCGGGCTCACCGGCCGGCAGGCCGAGTCGGCGCTCCTCGACTCCGGCGTGGTCACCAACCGCAACTCGATCCCGCAGGACCCGAACGGCGCCTGGTACACCTCCGGCATCCGCCTCGGCACGCCGGCCCTGACGACCCGGGGCTTCGGCCACGACGAGTTCGACCGGGTCGCCGAGCTGATCGTGGACGTGCTCAGCAACACCGAGCCCGGCACCACCAAGGACGGCAAGCCGTCGAAGGCGTCCTACCGGCTCGGTGACGGCGTGGCCGACAAGGTCCACGCCGCCGCCGCGGAGCTGCTCGACAAGCACCCGCTCTACCCAGGCCTCGACCTGGCCTGA
- a CDS encoding acyl-CoA dehydrogenase family protein: protein MRSDIRASANQPPALVGHNVVTADLALVEAVTRHASADVVEDLAALGAEAGTDEAREHGLLANRNEPRLAPYDRYGNRIDEVEFHPSWHWLMGRAVGHGLAAAPWEQQEAGAPHAHVRRAAGFMAWSHTEAGHGCPISMTYAAVPALRADEALAKEWTPLLASTTYDPGLRLATTKAGALAGMGMTEKQGGSDVRTNVTEARPTSAHGEYTLHGHKWFTSAPMNDMFLVLAQAEGSALTCFVVPRVLADGTRNQMDVVRLKDKLGNRSNASSELELDGTVGYRLGDEGRGVRTIIEMVAATRLDCVLGSTSLMRRAVNEASWHAAHRTAFGALLADKPLMQNVLADLAVETEAATALAIRLAAAVDGLGRPDAAEAAHEAAFRRIALPLAKFWVCKRTPFLVAEALECLGGNGYVEDSGMPLLYREAPVNSVWEGSGNVNALDVLRALGREPEVLDAWITEVGRARGGDARLDRAIEDTLALIGSLLGDPDSLEVNARRLASRMALCLQGALLVRFAPPEVADVFCASRLGTSYDGVFGTLDGGDLRAIVERATPTL from the coding sequence ATGCGATCCGACATCCGCGCATCCGCCAACCAGCCGCCAGCACTGGTTGGTCACAACGTCGTCACGGCCGACCTCGCCCTCGTCGAGGCGGTCACCCGGCACGCCTCCGCCGACGTGGTCGAGGACCTGGCCGCCCTCGGCGCCGAGGCCGGCACCGACGAGGCGCGCGAGCACGGCCTGCTCGCGAACCGCAACGAGCCGCGGCTCGCGCCGTACGACCGCTACGGCAACCGGATCGACGAGGTCGAGTTCCATCCCTCCTGGCACTGGCTGATGGGCCGCGCCGTCGGCCACGGACTGGCGGCCGCACCCTGGGAGCAGCAGGAGGCCGGGGCGCCGCACGCGCACGTGCGCCGCGCCGCCGGCTTCATGGCCTGGTCGCACACCGAGGCGGGCCACGGCTGCCCGATCTCGATGACGTACGCCGCCGTCCCCGCGCTACGCGCCGACGAGGCGCTCGCCAAGGAGTGGACGCCGCTGCTGGCGTCCACGACGTACGACCCGGGCCTCCGGCTCGCCACGACGAAGGCCGGCGCACTGGCCGGCATGGGGATGACGGAGAAGCAGGGCGGCTCCGACGTCCGCACCAACGTGACCGAGGCGCGCCCGACCTCCGCGCACGGCGAGTACACCCTCCACGGGCACAAGTGGTTCACCTCGGCGCCGATGAACGACATGTTCCTGGTCCTCGCCCAGGCCGAGGGGTCGGCCCTGACCTGCTTCGTGGTCCCCCGCGTGCTCGCCGACGGCACCCGCAACCAGATGGACGTGGTCCGCCTCAAGGACAAGCTCGGCAACCGCTCGAACGCCTCGTCCGAGCTGGAGCTCGACGGCACCGTCGGCTACCGCCTCGGCGACGAGGGCCGCGGGGTGCGCACCATCATCGAGATGGTCGCCGCCACCCGGCTCGACTGCGTGCTCGGGTCGACCTCGCTGATGCGGCGCGCGGTCAACGAGGCGTCCTGGCACGCCGCGCACCGCACGGCCTTCGGCGCGCTCCTCGCCGACAAGCCGCTGATGCAGAACGTGCTCGCGGACCTGGCGGTCGAGACGGAGGCGGCGACGGCCCTCGCGATCCGGCTGGCGGCCGCTGTCGACGGCCTGGGCCGGCCCGACGCCGCGGAGGCGGCGCACGAGGCCGCGTTCCGCCGGATCGCGCTCCCGCTCGCGAAGTTCTGGGTCTGCAAGCGCACCCCGTTCCTGGTGGCGGAGGCGCTGGAGTGCCTGGGCGGCAACGGCTACGTCGAGGACTCGGGGATGCCGTTGCTGTACCGCGAGGCCCCGGTCAACTCCGTCTGGGAGGGGTCGGGCAACGTCAACGCCCTCGACGTGCTGCGCGCCCTGGGCCGCGAGCCCGAGGTGCTCGACGCCTGGATCACCGAGGTGGGCCGGGCCCGCGGCGGCGACGCCCGCCTCGACCGGGCGATCGAGGACACGCTGGCGCTGATCGGATCCCTCCTGGGCGACCCCGACTCGCTCGAGGTCAACGCCCGGCGGCTTGCCAGCCGGATGGCGCTGTGCCTGCAGGGCGCGCTGCTCGTGCGCTTCGCCCCCCCGGAGGTCGCCGACGTGTTCTGCGCCTCCCGGCTCGGCACGTCGTACGACGGCGTCTTCGGCACCCTGGACGGCGGCGACCTGCGCGCGATCGTCGAGCGGGCGACGCCGACGCTCTGA
- a CDS encoding YihY/virulence factor BrkB family protein, with translation MSGAEGAERQERAPRASPLALRLRRLREVVWRLFVTTVASCLKYRVTGLAAEAAFFAVLSVPPLIFAMAGAIGYVTDQFSPAQVADVRAAVVDLSARALTDGAVHKIIEPTIDDVLRGGRFDVISLGFVLALWSGSRALNVFVDTITIMHGLGGHRGIVKTRALSFLLYVLAMVTGVVTIPLVIAGPSLVEDWLPERLDLLMGFYWPVVTVVCICFLATLYHVSVPVRTNWSFNLPGATFSLFCWVVGSYLLRWFLTVTATDSRSIYGPLAAPIAVLLWLYLVSIAVLIGAAVNAAFDTVFPQKATTRARLELVSRLRRFGARPDND, from the coding sequence ATGTCCGGGGCGGAGGGAGCAGAGCGCCAGGAACGCGCCCCCCGGGCCTCCCCGCTGGCCCTCCGGCTGCGCCGGCTGCGCGAGGTGGTGTGGCGGCTGTTCGTCACCACCGTCGCCTCCTGCCTGAAGTACCGGGTGACCGGCCTGGCGGCGGAGGCGGCGTTCTTCGCCGTGCTCTCCGTGCCCCCGCTGATCTTCGCGATGGCCGGCGCCATCGGGTACGTCACCGACCAGTTCAGCCCGGCCCAGGTCGCCGACGTGCGGGCCGCGGTCGTCGATCTCTCCGCGCGGGCGCTCACCGACGGGGCGGTGCACAAGATCATCGAGCCGACCATCGACGACGTGCTCCGGGGCGGCCGTTTCGACGTCATCTCGCTCGGGTTCGTGCTGGCGCTGTGGTCCGGCTCCCGGGCGCTGAACGTCTTCGTCGACACCATCACGATCATGCACGGGCTCGGCGGGCACCGCGGGATCGTGAAGACCCGGGCGCTCTCGTTCCTCCTCTACGTCCTCGCGATGGTCACCGGGGTCGTGACGATCCCCCTGGTGATCGCCGGTCCGAGCCTGGTCGAGGACTGGCTGCCGGAGCGGCTGGACCTGCTGATGGGGTTCTACTGGCCGGTGGTGACCGTCGTGTGCATCTGCTTCCTCGCGACGCTCTACCACGTGTCAGTGCCAGTGCGGACGAACTGGAGCTTCAACCTCCCGGGTGCGACCTTCTCGTTGTTCTGCTGGGTCGTCGGGTCCTACCTGCTGCGGTGGTTCCTGACCGTCACGGCGACCGACTCACGCTCGATCTACGGTCCGCTGGCGGCACCCATCGCGGTGCTGCTCTGGCTCTACCTGGTGTCGATCGCGGTGCTCATCGGGGCAGCGGTCAATGCGGCCTTCGACACGGTCTTCCCGCAGAAGGCCACCACGCGCGCCAGACTCGAGCTCGTGTCGCGGCTGCGTCGCTTCGGTGCGCGGCCCGACAACGACTAG
- a CDS encoding potassium channel family protein, with the protein MAEDSSDITQGRVRGKLSLPDQARSPWWELGRRLLAALAILVGTVLLVWLDREAYVDGNDPTGRVDLVDSLYYTTVTLSTTGYGDIAPVEAHARMINAFVVTPLRIAFLVLLIGTTLEVLASQGRELFRAARWRKHMRSHVVVVGYGTKGRAAVDTLVNNGQDRESIIVVDPGAAALQEAHADGLAVVTGDATRQDVLRRAGVENADQVIITTDRDDSNVLATLTVRQLNPEVWIVAAVREQENVALMRQSGANSVITSSDAVGRLLGLSSLSPTLGSVMEDLLTYGEGLEVAERDLLVSEVGRQPQRLPDQVIAVVRDEKVYRYFDPVVTQLARGDRLIVVRPAKELPWAPRPGTHDEDLANDDD; encoded by the coding sequence GTGGCCGAGGACTCCAGCGACATCACGCAGGGTCGCGTGCGCGGGAAGCTCTCGCTGCCCGACCAGGCGCGTTCGCCCTGGTGGGAGCTCGGCCGCCGGCTGCTGGCCGCCCTCGCGATCCTGGTCGGCACCGTGCTGCTGGTCTGGCTCGACCGGGAGGCGTACGTCGACGGCAACGACCCGACCGGGCGGGTCGACCTGGTCGACTCGCTCTACTACACGACCGTCACGCTGAGCACGACCGGGTACGGCGACATCGCGCCGGTCGAGGCGCACGCCCGGATGATCAACGCGTTCGTCGTCACCCCGCTCCGCATCGCCTTCCTGGTGCTGCTGATCGGGACCACCCTGGAGGTCCTCGCCTCCCAGGGCCGCGAGCTGTTCCGAGCCGCCCGTTGGAGGAAGCACATGAGATCCCACGTCGTCGTGGTCGGCTACGGCACCAAGGGCCGGGCCGCCGTCGACACGCTGGTCAACAACGGTCAGGACCGCGAGTCGATCATCGTGGTCGACCCCGGCGCGGCGGCGCTCCAGGAGGCGCACGCCGACGGGCTCGCGGTCGTCACCGGCGACGCCACCCGGCAGGACGTGCTGCGCCGGGCCGGGGTGGAGAACGCCGACCAGGTCATCATCACCACCGACCGGGACGACTCCAACGTCCTCGCGACGCTGACCGTGCGGCAGCTCAACCCGGAGGTCTGGATCGTCGCGGCGGTGCGCGAGCAGGAGAACGTCGCGCTGATGCGCCAGTCCGGGGCGAACTCGGTGATCACCTCCTCCGACGCCGTCGGGCGGCTGCTCGGGCTCTCGTCCCTCTCGCCGACGCTCGGCTCGGTGATGGAGGACCTGCTCACGTACGGCGAGGGCCTGGAGGTCGCCGAGCGCGACCTCCTGGTCAGCGAGGTCGGCCGACAGCCCCAACGGCTGCCCGACCAGGTGATCGCCGTCGTGCGGGACGAGAAGGTCTACCGCTACTTCGACCCGGTGGTCACCCAGCTCGCCCGGGGCGACCGGCTGATCGTCGTACGCCCCGCCAAGGAGCTGCCCTGGGCGCCTCGGCCCGGCACCCACGACGAGGACCTCGCCAACGACGACGACTGA